From a single Planctellipticum variicoloris genomic region:
- a CDS encoding PAS domain-containing protein: MARVIVLHADGEYRSRLVSTGRGLHHELWEAEDPARAAELLASASFDAVVVGESFLGWLQNSTGVVRIAVVSGCRLEGLLAGMAWGADLSLPQETPAAKLFEILAAALTPDRSELLRQRGGRLQVRYGGKQFAAPTDPARLLELLQFLSDDLTWLQQRFDIELSHRQKIEVQLFESEAFYHSLVETLPLAMFRKDLDGRITFINRQMAEVIGRPVSEILGRTDYDLFPRELAEKYRADDRQVLQTRTMIETDEEFEHVTGERRFTHVYKHPVYNSSGQLVGLQGIFSDVTEQKRAEQALEQERYLLNALMTNVPDSIYFKDVDGRYLRINPAKARSSRLSSPDEAVGRSDFDFFSPEHARDAFADEQRILATGESLVSKEEHVCYPDGRSRWMSTTKLPLRGIDGRVIGTFGVSRDITATKAAQAALQEAAAAAEAASRAKSDFLANMSHEIRTPLNAIIGMTELVLDTDLSPIQRQYLRMVQESGEGLLEVINDILDFSKIEAGKFTLDVGPFRLRELLGDTLKSLGLRAHRKNLELACHICADVPDAVEGDDGRLRQIVVNLVGNAIKFTERGEVLLDVSVEELTQERMKLHLRVTDTGVGIPLEKFHTIFEAFEQADTSTTRRFGGTGLGLAISSRLVELMGGDIWVESQVGEGSTFHFTVDFGRCEAPPPSKAADPSVLQGLRVLIVDDNATNRRILLEMLQNWGMRPAAVGGVSEGIAALQQAAEASDPFGLILTDAHMPDDDGFAFADRLRQNPDLCKSVIMMLTSGDHADDLSRCQDLGIRGYLIKPVKQSELFDAVVRTVGSSTTRVISRSGEGLGALQSARPQKILLAEDSTVNQKLAVGLLSRWGHEIVVAEDGAEAVRLEATADFDLILMDVQMPELDGFDATGAIRRREAEHGGRTPIVAMTAHAMSGDRERCLAAGMDDYLMKPIRAEQLFGMVERHGLGRCLPELAPASGETLEPAVPVATAEPAPTIDWDAALKAVGYHEDLLHQVAGAFLEEAPRLLNSLGEMFAAANWKGFSRTAHTLKSALRTFGAGDAARQAESLEELSLQSPGEITADAVQLLIEPVRKILEEIGRRLHSGSSRGQN; encoded by the coding sequence ATGGCACGGGTCATCGTGCTGCATGCGGACGGCGAGTATCGTTCCCGCCTGGTTTCCACCGGTCGCGGCCTGCACCACGAACTGTGGGAAGCGGAAGATCCTGCGCGGGCGGCGGAGCTGCTGGCCAGCGCGTCCTTCGACGCCGTCGTGGTGGGCGAGTCGTTCCTGGGCTGGCTGCAGAATTCGACGGGCGTCGTGCGGATTGCCGTGGTGTCGGGCTGCCGGCTGGAAGGACTGCTGGCGGGGATGGCCTGGGGGGCCGACCTGAGCCTGCCGCAGGAGACTCCCGCCGCAAAGCTGTTTGAGATCCTCGCGGCGGCCCTGACTCCGGACCGGAGCGAGCTGCTCCGACAGCGGGGGGGCCGGCTGCAGGTCCGTTACGGCGGCAAGCAGTTTGCGGCGCCGACCGATCCGGCCCGGCTGCTGGAGTTGCTGCAGTTTCTGTCCGACGATCTGACCTGGCTGCAACAGCGGTTTGACATCGAGCTGTCGCATCGTCAGAAGATTGAAGTGCAGCTCTTCGAGTCGGAGGCGTTCTACCACTCGCTCGTCGAGACACTGCCGCTGGCGATGTTCCGCAAGGATCTCGACGGACGCATTACGTTCATTAACCGGCAGATGGCGGAGGTGATCGGTCGGCCGGTTTCGGAGATTCTCGGTCGGACGGACTACGATCTGTTTCCGCGGGAGCTGGCGGAGAAGTACCGGGCTGACGACCGGCAGGTGCTCCAGACGCGGACGATGATCGAGACGGATGAAGAGTTCGAGCACGTGACGGGCGAACGACGGTTTACGCACGTCTACAAGCATCCGGTCTATAATTCGTCGGGGCAACTGGTTGGTCTGCAGGGGATTTTCAGCGACGTTACGGAGCAGAAGCGCGCGGAGCAGGCGCTGGAGCAGGAGCGTTACCTGCTGAATGCGCTGATGACGAACGTCCCCGACTCCATCTATTTCAAGGACGTCGACGGGCGATATCTGCGGATCAATCCGGCGAAGGCCCGCAGTTCGCGATTGAGTTCGCCCGACGAGGCGGTTGGCCGATCCGATTTCGACTTCTTTTCGCCGGAGCACGCTCGAGACGCCTTTGCCGACGAGCAGCGGATCCTGGCGACCGGGGAATCGCTGGTCAGCAAGGAAGAGCACGTCTGCTATCCGGACGGTCGCAGCCGGTGGATGTCGACGACCAAGCTGCCGCTGCGCGGCATCGACGGGCGCGTGATCGGAACATTCGGCGTCTCGCGGGACATCACGGCGACCAAGGCGGCTCAGGCGGCGCTGCAGGAAGCGGCTGCGGCGGCGGAGGCGGCCAGCCGGGCGAAGAGCGATTTTCTCGCCAACATGAGCCACGAGATCCGCACGCCGCTCAACGCCATTATCGGGATGACCGAACTGGTGCTCGATACCGATCTGTCGCCGATTCAGCGACAGTACCTGCGGATGGTCCAGGAGTCGGGCGAAGGTCTGCTCGAAGTCATCAACGACATTCTCGATTTTTCGAAAATCGAAGCGGGGAAGTTCACGCTCGACGTCGGTCCGTTCCGACTGCGGGAGCTGCTGGGGGACACGTTGAAGTCATTGGGGCTGCGGGCGCATCGCAAGAACCTCGAACTGGCCTGCCATATTTGCGCCGACGTCCCCGACGCCGTTGAAGGAGATGACGGCCGGCTGCGTCAGATCGTGGTGAATCTGGTGGGGAACGCCATCAAGTTCACGGAGCGGGGAGAGGTCCTGCTGGATGTGTCGGTGGAAGAGCTGACGCAGGAGCGGATGAAACTGCATCTGCGCGTGACCGACACCGGCGTGGGAATTCCGCTGGAGAAGTTTCATACCATCTTTGAAGCGTTCGAGCAGGCGGATACGTCGACCACCCGCCGGTTCGGAGGCACCGGGCTGGGGCTGGCGATTTCGTCCCGCCTGGTGGAGCTGATGGGCGGCGATATCTGGGTGGAAAGCCAGGTCGGCGAGGGGAGCACGTTTCACTTTACGGTCGACTTTGGCCGCTGCGAGGCGCCGCCTCCGTCGAAGGCCGCGGATCCTTCCGTGCTGCAGGGGCTCCGCGTGCTGATCGTCGACGACAACGCGACTAACCGGCGAATCCTGCTCGAGATGCTGCAGAACTGGGGGATGCGCCCCGCGGCGGTGGGGGGCGTTTCGGAAGGGATCGCCGCGTTGCAGCAGGCCGCCGAGGCGAGCGACCCGTTCGGGCTGATCCTGACCGACGCCCACATGCCCGACGACGACGGATTCGCCTTTGCCGACCGGCTCCGGCAGAATCCCGACCTGTGCAAATCGGTCATCATGATGCTGACGTCCGGCGATCACGCAGACGACCTTTCGCGCTGCCAGGACCTGGGGATCCGCGGGTATCTGATCAAACCGGTCAAGCAGTCGGAGCTGTTCGATGCGGTCGTACGGACCGTCGGATCGAGCACCACCCGGGTCATCAGTCGTTCCGGAGAGGGTCTCGGCGCGCTGCAGAGCGCACGACCACAGAAGATCCTGCTCGCGGAAGACAGCACCGTCAACCAGAAACTGGCGGTGGGGCTGCTGTCGCGCTGGGGACACGAGATCGTCGTGGCGGAAGACGGAGCCGAGGCCGTTCGACTGGAGGCCACGGCGGACTTCGACCTGATTCTGATGGACGTGCAGATGCCGGAGCTGGACGGCTTCGACGCCACCGGCGCGATCCGCCGGCGCGAGGCGGAACATGGCGGGCGGACCCCGATCGTGGCGATGACGGCTCATGCGATGTCCGGAGACCGGGAACGTTGCCTCGCGGCGGGAATGGACGACTACCTGATGAAGCCCATCCGCGCCGAGCAGCTCTTCGGCATGGTCGAGCGGCACGGACTGGGACGCTGTCTGCCGGAACTGGCTCCGGCGTCCGGAGAAACATTGGAGCCTGCTGTTCCGGTCGCAACGGCGGAACCGGCCCCGACCATTGACTGGGACGCTGCGCTGAAAGCCGTCGGCTACCACGAAGACCTGCTGCATCAGGTCGCGGGGGCATTTCTGGAGGAAGCCCCCCGGCTGCTGAATTCGCTCGGCGAAATGTTTGCGGCGGCGAACTGGAAGGGGTTCTCGCGGACCGCCCATACGCTGAAGAGCGCACTCCGGACGTTTGGCGCCGGAGATGCCGCCCGGCAGGCAGAGTCCCTCGAAGAACTCTCCCTGCAGTCTCCCGGGGAGATCACCGCCGACGCCGTGCAATTGCTGATCGAACCGGTTCGCAAGATTCTCGAAGAGATCGGACGGCGCTTGCACTCCGGATCGTCGAGAGGGCAGAATTGA
- the tig gene encoding trigger factor, which yields MTEDTTAVADVGEEAQTGYKMSLDVNIETTGPCRKHIRVKVPRQDLQHFHSEALKEVADSAAVPGFRPGRVPAALVERRFKKELSDQVRQQVLMQSLEQLAEEHKLDPINEPDFDVESLVIPEDGDFEYEFDVEVRPDFDLPTYSGLKIERPIRDVTEADVDDYLEKFLGQYGTLVDVETPAAKGDFVNVTMAFTHGDKLLRKIENIPVQLKSIVGFQDTQLTGFDELLVGATPETVKTTTVVVASEAEQVEMRGETVAVEIRVNKIQQVRKPDLNSELLARIGFDTEEDLRSEIRRMLERQVQFEQRQATRRQVLAKITESADWDLPEELVRKQVENALRREVLEMKQSGFTTDQIRARENELRQKSISTTRQALKEHFVLDRIATQENVEVAPHDVEAEIHMMAIQQGESPRRVRARLQKSGVIENLEAQIRERKAVDVILKTAEFVDVPMPAPTEDNVASIPLSVCGISAVTTGGSDHDHDHDHDHGHDHDHDAT from the coding sequence GTGACCGAGGACACAACAGCGGTGGCAGACGTCGGTGAAGAAGCCCAGACGGGCTACAAAATGTCCCTCGACGTCAACATCGAGACGACCGGCCCCTGCCGCAAACACATTCGCGTCAAGGTTCCCCGACAGGACCTTCAGCACTTCCACTCCGAAGCCCTGAAGGAAGTTGCGGACTCCGCCGCCGTGCCGGGATTCCGCCCGGGCCGCGTCCCCGCGGCCCTCGTGGAGCGCCGATTCAAGAAGGAACTCTCCGATCAGGTCCGCCAGCAGGTCCTGATGCAGAGCCTTGAGCAGCTCGCCGAAGAGCACAAGCTCGACCCCATCAACGAACCCGATTTCGACGTCGAAAGTCTGGTCATTCCCGAAGACGGCGACTTCGAATACGAATTCGACGTCGAAGTACGTCCCGACTTCGACCTGCCGACCTACTCGGGCCTCAAAATCGAACGCCCGATCCGCGACGTGACTGAAGCCGACGTCGACGACTATCTCGAAAAATTCCTTGGCCAGTACGGCACTCTCGTTGACGTCGAGACCCCGGCCGCCAAAGGGGATTTCGTCAACGTCACCATGGCCTTCACGCACGGCGACAAGCTGTTGCGGAAGATCGAGAACATCCCGGTCCAGCTCAAGTCGATCGTCGGCTTCCAGGACACTCAGTTGACTGGTTTTGACGAGCTGCTGGTCGGCGCCACCCCCGAAACCGTCAAGACGACGACGGTCGTCGTCGCGTCCGAAGCTGAGCAGGTCGAAATGCGCGGCGAGACGGTTGCCGTCGAAATCCGCGTGAATAAGATTCAGCAGGTTCGCAAGCCGGATCTCAACAGCGAGCTTCTCGCCCGGATCGGGTTCGACACGGAAGAAGATCTCCGCAGCGAGATCCGCCGCATGCTCGAACGCCAGGTGCAGTTCGAGCAGCGTCAGGCGACCCGCCGTCAGGTGCTGGCGAAGATCACCGAATCGGCCGACTGGGATCTGCCTGAGGAGCTCGTCCGCAAGCAGGTCGAGAACGCGCTCCGCCGCGAAGTTCTGGAGATGAAGCAGTCCGGCTTCACGACGGATCAGATCCGCGCTCGCGAGAACGAGCTGCGGCAGAAGTCGATCTCGACCACCCGCCAGGCGCTGAAAGAGCACTTCGTGCTCGATCGAATCGCCACGCAGGAGAATGTCGAAGTCGCTCCGCACGACGTCGAAGCCGAAATCCATATGATGGCGATTCAGCAGGGCGAGAGTCCCCGCCGGGTGCGGGCTCGCCTGCAGAAATCGGGCGTGATCGAGAACCTCGAAGCCCAGATTCGCGAACGCAAGGCCGTCGACGTCATTCTGAAGACCGCAGAGTTTGTCGACGTCCCGATGCCGGCCCCGACCGAGGACAACGTGGCCTCCATTCCGCTGTCGGTCTGCGGCATCAGCGCCGTCACCACGGGCGGGAGCGATCATGATCACGACCACGATCATGATCACGGACATGACCACGACCACGACGCCACTTGA
- a CDS encoding ClpP family protease, whose amino-acid sequence MSSFAPFSPGSIRNAGRDYARQRQMGIGDLLLENRIVFLDGPIHDASANLIVMKLLFLQSENRHQDVHFYINSPGGSVSATMAIYDTMQFLTCSVATYCVGLSASGGAVLVAGGTKGKRYILPHAKMMIHQPYGEVGGQVSDIEIQAREILETRDVLNRILANHTGQPIDVIAADTDRDRYLTAAQAKEYGLVDEILLPSARDKQPAAATPAP is encoded by the coding sequence ATGTCGAGCTTCGCTCCCTTCTCACCCGGATCCATCCGCAACGCCGGCCGGGACTACGCCCGACAGCGGCAGATGGGGATCGGCGACCTGCTCCTGGAAAACCGGATCGTCTTCCTCGACGGCCCCATCCACGACGCCAGCGCCAACCTGATCGTCATGAAGCTGCTGTTCCTGCAGTCGGAGAACCGGCACCAGGACGTGCACTTCTACATCAACTCCCCGGGCGGATCGGTCTCCGCCACGATGGCTATCTACGACACGATGCAGTTCCTGACCTGCAGCGTGGCCACATACTGCGTCGGACTCTCCGCCAGCGGCGGGGCCGTCCTGGTGGCGGGCGGCACGAAAGGGAAGCGGTACATTCTGCCGCACGCCAAGATGATGATTCATCAGCCGTACGGCGAAGTCGGCGGGCAGGTCTCGGACATCGAGATCCAGGCGCGGGAGATCCTGGAAACCCGCGACGTCCTGAACAGGATTCTCGCCAACCATACCGGGCAGCCGATCGACGTGATCGCAGCGGACACCGACCGCGACCGCTATCTCACCGCCGCTCAGGCGAAGGAGTACGGTCTGGTCGACGAAATTCTGCTTCCGTCCGCCCGCGACAAGCAGCCAGCCGCCGCGACACCGGCTCCGTAG
- the clpP gene encoding ATP-dependent Clp endopeptidase proteolytic subunit ClpP, with the protein MTSLIPFVVEKTGREERAMDIYSRLLRDRIILLGSPINDDVANSIVAQLLYLQFEDSKADVHLYINSPGGSITSGMAIYDTMQFVACDVATYCIGQCASMGALLLTAGAKGKRYALPNSRIMIHQPLAGMQGTAVDLEIHAKEVLRTKQRMNEIMLKHTGQTLEKIEKDTNRDNFMSAEEARDYGLVDSVLEKLPAGATPAV; encoded by the coding sequence ATGACGTCTCTCATCCCGTTCGTGGTGGAGAAGACCGGCCGCGAAGAGCGGGCCATGGACATCTACAGTCGGCTGCTGCGCGACCGCATCATCTTGTTGGGGAGCCCCATCAACGACGATGTCGCCAACAGCATCGTCGCCCAGTTGCTGTATCTGCAGTTTGAAGACAGCAAGGCCGACGTCCACCTTTACATCAATTCGCCCGGCGGTTCGATCACCTCCGGCATGGCCATTTACGACACCATGCAGTTCGTCGCGTGCGACGTCGCAACCTACTGCATCGGTCAGTGCGCCAGCATGGGTGCGCTCCTGCTGACCGCCGGCGCCAAGGGCAAGCGGTACGCGCTCCCGAACTCCCGGATCATGATCCACCAGCCGCTCGCCGGCATGCAGGGGACCGCTGTGGACCTCGAAATCCACGCCAAGGAAGTCCTCCGCACCAAGCAGCGGATGAATGAGATCATGCTCAAGCACACCGGGCAGACGCTGGAAAAGATCGAGAAGGACACCAACCGCGACAACTTCATGTCGGCGGAAGAAGCCCGCGACTACGGACTCGTCGACAGCGTTCTCGAAAAGCTGCCCGCCGGGGCGACGCCCGCCGTCTAG
- a CDS encoding UDP-2,3-diacylglucosamine diphosphatase, with protein MQTAHGRRRRRIRTLFVSDVHLGCKHAHAEQFLEFLQQHSPEQIFLVGDIIDGWKLRRSLAWHPVFNEILAHLYELAESGTAIYYTPGNHDAFLRGLPWNFSFIRVQDEFVFEAMDGRRFLVTHGDKFDRVECAAGWVSQIAAIGYDVLLSANRCVSHWRQLRPGSEYSLGAVIKRRVKQFVRYISDFERRLVDHARRQGCDGVICGHIHTPAQTEIDGIAYCNTGDWVENCTALVEYETGELALLRHFDDAPPIEPLEVDFPHEEFAATASTVA; from the coding sequence ATGCAAACAGCCCATGGACGGCGACGACGGCGGATTCGGACCTTGTTCGTCAGCGACGTGCATCTGGGCTGCAAGCATGCCCACGCCGAACAGTTCCTCGAATTCCTGCAGCAGCACTCTCCCGAACAGATATTCCTCGTCGGCGACATTATCGACGGCTGGAAACTCCGCCGGTCGCTCGCCTGGCATCCCGTCTTCAACGAGATCCTGGCCCATCTCTACGAGCTGGCCGAATCCGGCACAGCCATCTATTACACGCCCGGCAATCACGACGCCTTTCTGCGCGGCCTTCCCTGGAACTTCAGCTTCATTCGCGTCCAGGACGAGTTCGTGTTCGAAGCGATGGACGGCCGGCGGTTTCTGGTGACGCACGGCGACAAGTTCGACCGGGTCGAATGCGCCGCCGGCTGGGTCTCGCAGATTGCGGCGATCGGCTACGACGTGCTCCTTTCGGCCAATCGCTGCGTCAGCCATTGGCGTCAGCTCCGGCCGGGCTCGGAGTATTCGCTCGGCGCGGTGATCAAACGCCGGGTCAAACAGTTCGTCCGCTACATCAGCGACTTCGAACGGCGGCTGGTGGACCATGCCCGCCGTCAGGGCTGCGACGGCGTGATCTGCGGTCACATCCACACGCCCGCGCAGACGGAGATCGACGGAATCGCCTACTGCAACACGGGGGACTGGGTCGAGAACTGCACGGCCCTGGTGGAATATGAAACGGGCGAACTCGCCCTGCTCCGGCACTTCGACGACGCCCCGCCGATCGAACCGCTCGAAGTCGACTTTCCGCACGAAGAATTCGCGGCAACGGCCTCGACAGTGGCGTAG
- a CDS encoding PQQ-binding-like beta-propeller repeat protein, with product MVQKSLSGGAITGLLVVWGVLSAATLQAENWPRFRGPDGTGVSEDATIPATWTDKEVAWAVELPGVGHSSPAIWGEHLFVTSATDEGKSRTLYCLDSVTGEIRWSKTEKFATNHLHAKNSFASSTPATDGERVYVPYADDADFALLAYDFNGEQVWKASLGPYSSQHGMGVSPIVFEDLVILPNDQRGPSSVVAFNRKTGKQVWKTDREAREASYATPIIVEVPGSAQQLICANGATGLTSLDPRTGELIWKTEPLPQRTVASPAFVGGLVYITCGQGGKGTRLIGVDPTGRGNVEATHIKVRKDKGIPYVPTIVGYGDWIFHWNDNGVVSCYDVGTQEQLWEKRIGGNFSGSPIVVGGKLYCIDESGQVVVLGAGPQFEQLGVMPLGDSSHSTPAAANGRLYLRTFHKLTCIGGK from the coding sequence ATGGTCCAGAAGTCATTGAGTGGCGGCGCGATTACCGGGTTGCTGGTCGTCTGGGGAGTGCTCTCGGCCGCGACGTTGCAGGCTGAGAACTGGCCGCGATTCCGCGGTCCGGACGGGACGGGCGTCAGCGAAGACGCCACGATTCCGGCGACCTGGACCGACAAAGAGGTGGCCTGGGCGGTCGAACTGCCCGGCGTCGGGCATTCGTCGCCGGCGATCTGGGGCGAGCACCTGTTCGTGACCTCCGCCACCGACGAAGGAAAATCGCGCACGCTGTATTGCCTCGATTCGGTCACCGGGGAGATCCGCTGGTCGAAGACCGAGAAGTTCGCGACCAATCACCTCCACGCGAAGAACAGCTTCGCCTCCAGTACGCCGGCGACCGATGGAGAGCGGGTTTACGTTCCTTATGCGGACGACGCGGACTTTGCCCTGCTGGCGTATGATTTCAACGGCGAGCAGGTCTGGAAGGCGTCGCTGGGTCCGTATTCCAGCCAGCATGGAATGGGAGTTTCGCCGATCGTCTTCGAGGACCTGGTGATCCTGCCGAACGATCAGCGGGGGCCGAGCAGTGTCGTCGCTTTCAACCGGAAAACCGGCAAACAGGTCTGGAAGACCGATCGCGAAGCGCGGGAAGCGTCGTACGCGACGCCAATCATCGTCGAAGTCCCCGGCTCCGCTCAGCAGCTCATCTGCGCCAACGGTGCGACCGGGCTGACGAGCCTCGATCCCCGGACCGGCGAATTGATCTGGAAGACCGAGCCGCTGCCGCAGCGCACGGTCGCCTCGCCGGCGTTCGTCGGCGGGCTGGTCTATATCACGTGCGGTCAGGGGGGCAAGGGGACCCGGCTGATCGGCGTCGATCCGACTGGCCGCGGCAACGTCGAGGCCACGCACATCAAGGTCCGGAAGGACAAGGGAATTCCGTACGTCCCGACGATCGTCGGCTACGGCGACTGGATCTTCCACTGGAATGACAACGGCGTTGTGAGCTGTTACGACGTCGGGACGCAGGAACAGTTGTGGGAGAAGCGGATCGGCGGCAATTTCAGCGGGTCGCCCATCGTCGTCGGGGGGAAGCTGTATTGCATCGACGAGTCCGGTCAGGTGGTGGTGCTGGGGGCCGGGCCGCAGTTTGAGCAACTCGGCGTGATGCCTCTGGGAGACTCCAGCCATTCGACCCCCGCGGCTGCAAACGGTCGGCTGTACCTGCGGACGTTCCACAAGTTGACTTGCATTGGCGGAAAGTGA
- a CDS encoding serine/threonine protein kinase — MTFNPHQTADRDESLSEFLSAGDIALSTSGLPDTQTIIGGESVVDGRFNRAGIALGSTVGKYQIRSKLGSGGMGAVYLAFDPMIEREVAIKVLSQDVAASSAALQRFLQEARAIGRLNHPNVVSIYDIDQWNGQYYLVMELLSGGSLAQHADRRGPLPWPDACGLVAQAASGLAAAHAAGLIHRDIKPENLMLTRDGLVKVVDFGLSKLVDADSSTRTTVTQAGQILGTPQYMSPEQFEATEIDARTDIYSLGGTLFRLLTAHFPYYECGSVVQVMTAHLTKPPPVATRLSPNLPAECDRIIARAMAKRPADRYQTAAELADELLALIHSHRDARNVAPEAPAATAVRHLKTAVIVEPSRMLASMFKDVAKRAGLEHFEVVQTRQDALLTIRENPPDLLLTSMQLSDGRGVDLLAELDSQQLLTGTCVVLSSSDSTMQDLAVAHSAGSRILAPKNSRHDDLLHVVHAVGPRSIAQGPIAAPLDPASVRLIVVTDADQFPGPLTRLIQPMGLQNGAIVNAAEVAALPADGIPTVQLVLRTGESAIDDDQSFATTAAATPETTHLRAVVQVTADKLTLRAVFRKGITATVRTDLDARRLTCLLQACRTE, encoded by the coding sequence ATGACATTCAACCCCCACCAGACAGCAGACCGCGACGAATCGCTCTCGGAATTTCTGTCCGCGGGCGACATCGCGCTATCGACCAGCGGCCTTCCCGACACCCAAACGATCATCGGCGGCGAATCGGTGGTCGATGGTCGGTTCAACCGCGCGGGAATTGCTCTGGGATCGACGGTCGGCAAGTATCAGATCCGCTCAAAGCTCGGCTCCGGCGGGATGGGAGCGGTGTATCTGGCGTTCGATCCCATGATCGAGCGCGAAGTCGCGATCAAAGTCCTCTCGCAGGATGTCGCCGCCTCCTCCGCCGCCCTGCAACGGTTTCTGCAGGAAGCCCGCGCGATCGGACGATTGAACCACCCGAACGTCGTGTCGATTTACGATATCGACCAATGGAACGGCCAGTACTACCTGGTGATGGAACTCCTCTCGGGCGGCAGTCTCGCGCAGCACGCAGACCGTCGCGGTCCGTTGCCGTGGCCCGACGCGTGCGGGCTGGTCGCCCAGGCCGCCAGCGGCCTCGCCGCGGCCCACGCCGCAGGCTTGATCCATCGGGACATCAAACCCGAGAACCTGATGCTCACCCGCGACGGCCTCGTGAAGGTCGTCGATTTTGGACTCTCGAAACTGGTCGACGCCGACAGCAGCACGCGCACCACGGTGACGCAGGCCGGGCAGATTCTCGGCACTCCCCAATACATGAGCCCCGAGCAGTTCGAAGCGACGGAAATCGACGCACGAACGGACATCTACAGCCTCGGCGGAACGCTGTTCCGCCTGCTGACGGCTCACTTCCCGTATTACGAATGCGGTTCCGTCGTCCAGGTGATGACGGCCCACCTCACCAAGCCGCCCCCTGTCGCCACCCGTTTGAGTCCCAACCTGCCGGCGGAGTGTGATCGGATCATCGCCCGCGCGATGGCCAAGCGCCCGGCGGATCGCTACCAGACCGCCGCCGAACTGGCCGACGAACTGCTGGCGCTCATTCACAGCCACCGGGATGCTCGCAACGTCGCCCCCGAAGCCCCTGCCGCGACAGCCGTTCGCCACCTGAAGACCGCCGTCATCGTCGAGCCTTCGCGGATGCTGGCCAGTATGTTCAAGGACGTCGCGAAACGGGCCGGCCTCGAGCACTTCGAAGTTGTCCAGACCCGGCAGGATGCACTGTTGACGATCCGCGAGAATCCGCCAGACCTGCTGCTGACCTCCATGCAGCTCAGTGACGGCCGAGGCGTCGATCTGCTGGCGGAACTCGATTCGCAACAGCTTCTCACCGGAACATGCGTCGTCCTCAGTTCCAGCGACTCCACCATGCAAGACCTGGCGGTTGCCCATTCGGCGGGCAGCCGGATTCTGGCTCCTAAGAACAGCCGCCACGACGATCTGCTTCACGTCGTCCACGCTGTCGGTCCGCGCTCGATCGCTCAGGGGCCGATCGCCGCCCCGCTCGATCCCGCCAGCGTCCGCCTGATCGTCGTAACCGATGCCGATCAGTTCCCCGGCCCGCTGACTCGACTGATTCAGCCGATGGGCCTGCAGAACGGGGCGATCGTGAATGCGGCGGAGGTCGCGGCGCTCCCCGCCGATGGCATTCCGACCGTTCAGCTCGTGCTGCGAACCGGCGAATCTGCCATCGACGATGATCAGTCCTTTGCGACGACGGCCGCCGCCACTCCGGAAACGACACATCTGCGGGCGGTCGTTCAGGTGACCGCGGACAAGCTGACGCTCCGGGCCGTCTTCCGCAAAGGCATCACGGCCACCGTCCGCACTGACCTCGACGCCAGGCGTCTGACCTGCCTGCTGCAGGCCTGCCGAACTGAGTAG